One window of Medicago truncatula cultivar Jemalong A17 chromosome 2, MtrunA17r5.0-ANR, whole genome shotgun sequence genomic DNA carries:
- the LOC25487494 gene encoding DNA repair protein RAD5A isoform X1 gives MGSKVTDPNLSTVRSIVGSEFTDMEIIRALHLAKNDVTSAINIIFDTQRVSLPKSTPRASNTQRGSPPNSTPRAVVPGAVTATATSKSNANAENNKCSVELESKDWWFVGSGEVAGLSTCKGRNIKAGDKVIFKFPPKKVSVSPSPGKGFGRAAASCSEIVRFSNEQDWEIGRIPNEWARCLLPLVRDNKVRVEGKCEFAPNVLGIMDSINLSISVFINRSMFVKHHQVSLKDATNSTDESVFHPLPALFRLLGLSPFKKAELTPGDFYSNKRPFSQTATLLHAKSEHPSQNGNENEDEDSVSEFDLDNIVGVASSSELEEMDPPGNLLCELRPYQKQALHWMVQMEKGRARDETATTLHPCWEAYRLADKRELVVYLNAFSGEATTEFPSTLQMARGGILADAMGLGKTIMTISLLVAHSGKGGSLGSQPIAQSFIEGGEVSDTDTIPNLSKVPKKTTKFTGFDKSTKKNTSLTSGGNLIICPMTLLGQWKAEIETHVHPGTLSLYVHYGQGRPKDAKSLAQCDVVITTYGILASDFSSENGENNGGLFSIRWFRVVLDEAHTIKSSKSQVSMAASALIADNRWCLTGTPIQNNLEDVYSLLRFLRIEPWGHWAWWNKLIQKPFEGGDERGLKLVQSILKPIMLRRTKHSTDREGKPILVLPPADMQIIYCEPTEAEKDFYEALFKRSKVKFDQFVEQGRVLHNYASILELLLRLRQCCDHPFLVMSRGDTQEFADLNKLAKRFLRGTCNASEGEVKDALSRAYVQEVVEELRKGEQGECPICLEAFEDSVLTPCAHRLCRECLLASWRNSTSGLCPVCRKTVSKQDLITAPTESRFQIDIEKNWVESCKVTGLMNELENLRSSGSKSIVFSQWTAFLDLLQIPFTRNKISFVRLDGTLNLQQREKVIKQFSEDSDIQVLLMSLKAGGVGINLTAASNAFVMDPWWNPAVEEQAVMRIHRIGQTKKVAIKRFIVKGSVEQRMEAVQARKQRMISGALTDQEVRSARIEELKMLFT, from the exons ATGGGGAGCAAGGTCACCGACCCCAATCTCTCCACCGTCCGATCCATCGTCGGTTCCGAATTCACCGACATGGAAATCATCAGAGCCTTACACTTGGCCAAAAACGACGTCACTTCCGCCATCAACATCATCTTCGATACTCAACGAGTTTCTCTTCCAAAATCCACTCCACGCGCTTCCAACACTCAACGAGGTTCTCCTCCGAATTCAACCCCACGCGCCGTCGTCCCAGGCGCTGTCACTGCCACTGCCACCTCCAAGAGCAACGCTAATGCAGAAAACAATAAATGCTCCGTCGAATTGGAATCCAAAGATTGGTGGTTTGTCGGTTCAGGCGAAGTGGCGGGGTTGTCCACTTGTAAAGGGAGGAATATAAAAGCCGGTGATAAAGTAATTTTTAAGTTTCCACCCAAGAAGGTTTCGGTTTCGCCGTCTCCGGGAAAAGGTTTCGGTCGAGCAGCGGCAAGTTGTTCTGAGATAGTGAGATTTTCTAATGAACAAGATTGGGAG atTGGTAGAATACCGAACGAATGGGCTCGATGTTTATTGCCATTGGTGCGGGATAATAAGGTTAGGGTTGAAGGGAAATGTGAATTTGCGCCTAATGTGTTGGGTATCATGGATTCTATCAATTTGTCAATCAG TGTCTTCATCAATAGGTCAATGTTTGTTAAGCATCATCAGGTTTCTCTTAAGGATGCTACGAATTCGACAGATGAATCAGTGTTTCATCCTCTTCCAGCCCTGTTTCGATTGCTTGGCCTGAGCCCTTTCAAGAAG GCAGAGTTAACTCCTGGCGATTTCTATTCCAACAAGCGTCCTTTCAGTCAAACG GCCACATTACTACATGCCAAGTCTGAGCATCCTTCTCAAAATGGTAACGAGAATGAAGACGAGGATTCTGTTTCTGAATTTGATCTTGACAACATTGTTGGTGTTGCATCAAGTTCAGAGTTAGAG GAAATGGACCCCCCTGGAAATCTTCTCTGTGAACTGCGACCCTATCAAAAACAGGCTCTTCATTGGATGGTTCAGATGGAGAAGGGACGGGCAAGGGATGAGACTGCAACAACCCTTCATCCATGTTGGGAGGCATATCGCCTGGCTGACAA GAGGGAGCTTGTTGTTTATTTGAATGCATTTTCTGGTGAAGCCACAACAGAATTTCCTAGCACCCTTCAAATGGCCAGAGGAGGG ATTTTAGCAGATGCTATGGGGCTTGGAAAGACCATCATGACCATATCACTTCTCGTTGCCCATTCAGGAAAGGGTGGATCATTAGGCAGTCAACCTATCGCTCAGTCCTTTATTGAAGGTGGTGAAGTTAGTGACACTGATACAATTCCAAATCTTTCAAAGGTTCCAAAGAAGACAACCAAATTTACTGGTTTTGATAAATCGACGAAGAAAAACACTTCTCTAACAAGCGGTGGCAACTTGATAATATGTCCTATGACTCTTCTTGGGCAGTGGAAG GCAGAGATTGAAACTCATGTGCACCCTGGGACTCTGTCTTTATATGTTCATTATGGACAAGGTAGGCCCAAAGATGCTAAAAGTCTAGCTCAATGTGATGTTGTAATTACTACATACGGGATTTTGGCCTCTGATTTTTCCAGTGAG AATGGAGAGAATAATGGTGGACTCTTCTCAATTCGTTGGTTCAGAGTGGTTCTTGATGAGGCACATACTATAAAATCTTCTAAAAGCCAAGTTTCTATGGCTGCCTCTGCTCTAATTGCTGACAATCGCTGGTGTCTTACTGGGACTCCAATCCAG AACAACCTTGAGGATGTTTACAGTCTTCTCCGCTTTCTGAGAATAGAGCCTTGGGGTCATTGGGCCTG GTGGAACAAGCTTATTCAGAAACCATTTGAGGGTGGTGATGAGAGAGGATTGAAATTAGTTCAGTCCATTTTGAAGCCTATCATGTTGAGGAGAACCAAACATAGCACAGATCGAGAGGGAAA GCCTATATTAGTTCTCCCTCCTGCCGATATGCAGATAATTTACTGTGAACCTACAGAAGCTGAAAAGGACTTTTATGAGGCCCTATTCAAAAGATCTAag GTAAAATTTGACCAGTTTGTTGAGCAAGGACGCGTTCTTCATAATTATGCTTCAATACTAGAGCTGCTTTTACGTCTTCGGCAATGTTGTGACCATCCATTTCTTGTAATGAG tcgTGGTGATACTCAAGAATTTGCTGACCTAAACAAATTAGCAAAGCGCTTCCTTAGAGGAACCTGTAATGCTTCAGAAGGTGAAGTAAAAGATGCACTCTCACGAGCTTATGTTCAAGAAGTTGTGGAAGAGCTACGTAAAGGGGAGCAGGGAGAGTGTCCAATATGTCTTGAAGCATTCGAAGATTCAGTGTTGACGCCCTGTGCTCACCGCCTTTGCCGGGAATGCCTCTTGGCAAGTTGGCGAAATTCTACCTCTGGTTTATGTCCTGTTTGTAG GAAAACAGTCAGCAAGCAGGATCTTATCACTGCCCCTACCGAGAGTCGATTTCAGATTGATATTGAGAAGAATTGGGTAGAGTCATGCAAGGTAACTGGTCTTATGAATGAACTTGAAAATCTTCGCTCATCAGGATCCAAGAGCATTGTTTTCAGCCAGTGGACTGCTTTTCTAGACCTCTTGCAGATTCCCTTTACTCG gaataaaatttcatttgttCGTCTTGATGGGACATTGAATCTGCAGCAGCGGGAAAAAGTAATCAAACAATTCTCAGAAGACAGCGACATACAG GTGTTGTTGATGTCACTTAAAGCTGGTGGAGTTGGTATAAATCTAACAGCAGCTTCCAATGCTTTTGTCATG GATCCATGGTGGAATCCAGCTGTTGAGGAACAAGCTGTTATGCGTATTCATCGCATTGGACAAACAAAGAAGGTGGCCATCAAACGGTTTATTGTGAAG GGGTCAGTGGAGCAGAGAATGGAGGCAGTGCAAGCACGCAAACAACGAATGATTTCTGGTGCCTTGACTGATCAGGAAGTTCGATCTGCACGGATTGAGGAGTTGAAGATGCTTTTTACTTAG
- the LOC25487494 gene encoding DNA repair protein RAD5A isoform X2 has product MGSKVTDPNLSTVRSIVGSEFTDMEIIRALHLAKNDVTSAINIIFDTQRVSLPKSTPRASNTQRGSPPNSTPRAVVPGAVTATATSKSNANAENNKCSVELESKDWWFVGSGEVAGLSTCKGRNIKAGDKVIFKFPPKKVSVSPSPGKGFGRAAASCSEIVRFSNEQDWEIGRIPNEWARCLLPLVRDNKVRVEGKCEFAPNVLGIMDSINLSISVFINRSMFVKHHQVSLKDATNSTDESVFHPLPALFRLLGLSPFKKAELTPGDFYSNKRPFSQTATLLHAKSEHPSQNGNENEDEDSVSEFDLDNIVGVASSSELEEMDPPGNLLCELRPYQKQALHWMVQMEKGRARDETATTLHPCWEAYRLADKRELVVYLNAFSGEATTEFPSTLQMARGGILADAMGLGKTIMTISLLVAHSGKGGSLGSQPIAQSFIEGGEVSDTDTIPNLSKVPKKTTKFTGFDKSTKKNTSLTSGGNLIICPMTLLGQWKAEIETHVHPGTLSLYVHYGQGRPKDAKSLAQCDVVITTYGILASDFSSENGENNGGLFSIRWFRVVLDEAHTIKSSKSQVSMAASALIADNRWCLTGTPIQNNLEDVYSLLRFLRIEPWGHWAWWNKLIQKPFEGGDERGLKLVQSILKPIMLRRTKHSTDREGKPILVLPPADMQIIYCEPTEAEKDFYEALFKRSKVKFDQFVEQGRVLHNYASILELLLRLRQCCDHPFLVMSRGDTQEFADLNKLAKRFLRGTCNASEGEVKDALSRAYVQEVVEELRKGEQGECPICLEAFEDSVLTPCAHRLCRECLLASWRNSTSGLCPVCRKTVSKQDLITAPTESRFQIDIEKNWVESCKVTGLMNELENLRSSGSKSIVFSQWTAFLDLLQIPFTRPLLSSWFCKVEFGLTQFSRTMIPEVN; this is encoded by the exons ATGGGGAGCAAGGTCACCGACCCCAATCTCTCCACCGTCCGATCCATCGTCGGTTCCGAATTCACCGACATGGAAATCATCAGAGCCTTACACTTGGCCAAAAACGACGTCACTTCCGCCATCAACATCATCTTCGATACTCAACGAGTTTCTCTTCCAAAATCCACTCCACGCGCTTCCAACACTCAACGAGGTTCTCCTCCGAATTCAACCCCACGCGCCGTCGTCCCAGGCGCTGTCACTGCCACTGCCACCTCCAAGAGCAACGCTAATGCAGAAAACAATAAATGCTCCGTCGAATTGGAATCCAAAGATTGGTGGTTTGTCGGTTCAGGCGAAGTGGCGGGGTTGTCCACTTGTAAAGGGAGGAATATAAAAGCCGGTGATAAAGTAATTTTTAAGTTTCCACCCAAGAAGGTTTCGGTTTCGCCGTCTCCGGGAAAAGGTTTCGGTCGAGCAGCGGCAAGTTGTTCTGAGATAGTGAGATTTTCTAATGAACAAGATTGGGAG atTGGTAGAATACCGAACGAATGGGCTCGATGTTTATTGCCATTGGTGCGGGATAATAAGGTTAGGGTTGAAGGGAAATGTGAATTTGCGCCTAATGTGTTGGGTATCATGGATTCTATCAATTTGTCAATCAG TGTCTTCATCAATAGGTCAATGTTTGTTAAGCATCATCAGGTTTCTCTTAAGGATGCTACGAATTCGACAGATGAATCAGTGTTTCATCCTCTTCCAGCCCTGTTTCGATTGCTTGGCCTGAGCCCTTTCAAGAAG GCAGAGTTAACTCCTGGCGATTTCTATTCCAACAAGCGTCCTTTCAGTCAAACG GCCACATTACTACATGCCAAGTCTGAGCATCCTTCTCAAAATGGTAACGAGAATGAAGACGAGGATTCTGTTTCTGAATTTGATCTTGACAACATTGTTGGTGTTGCATCAAGTTCAGAGTTAGAG GAAATGGACCCCCCTGGAAATCTTCTCTGTGAACTGCGACCCTATCAAAAACAGGCTCTTCATTGGATGGTTCAGATGGAGAAGGGACGGGCAAGGGATGAGACTGCAACAACCCTTCATCCATGTTGGGAGGCATATCGCCTGGCTGACAA GAGGGAGCTTGTTGTTTATTTGAATGCATTTTCTGGTGAAGCCACAACAGAATTTCCTAGCACCCTTCAAATGGCCAGAGGAGGG ATTTTAGCAGATGCTATGGGGCTTGGAAAGACCATCATGACCATATCACTTCTCGTTGCCCATTCAGGAAAGGGTGGATCATTAGGCAGTCAACCTATCGCTCAGTCCTTTATTGAAGGTGGTGAAGTTAGTGACACTGATACAATTCCAAATCTTTCAAAGGTTCCAAAGAAGACAACCAAATTTACTGGTTTTGATAAATCGACGAAGAAAAACACTTCTCTAACAAGCGGTGGCAACTTGATAATATGTCCTATGACTCTTCTTGGGCAGTGGAAG GCAGAGATTGAAACTCATGTGCACCCTGGGACTCTGTCTTTATATGTTCATTATGGACAAGGTAGGCCCAAAGATGCTAAAAGTCTAGCTCAATGTGATGTTGTAATTACTACATACGGGATTTTGGCCTCTGATTTTTCCAGTGAG AATGGAGAGAATAATGGTGGACTCTTCTCAATTCGTTGGTTCAGAGTGGTTCTTGATGAGGCACATACTATAAAATCTTCTAAAAGCCAAGTTTCTATGGCTGCCTCTGCTCTAATTGCTGACAATCGCTGGTGTCTTACTGGGACTCCAATCCAG AACAACCTTGAGGATGTTTACAGTCTTCTCCGCTTTCTGAGAATAGAGCCTTGGGGTCATTGGGCCTG GTGGAACAAGCTTATTCAGAAACCATTTGAGGGTGGTGATGAGAGAGGATTGAAATTAGTTCAGTCCATTTTGAAGCCTATCATGTTGAGGAGAACCAAACATAGCACAGATCGAGAGGGAAA GCCTATATTAGTTCTCCCTCCTGCCGATATGCAGATAATTTACTGTGAACCTACAGAAGCTGAAAAGGACTTTTATGAGGCCCTATTCAAAAGATCTAag GTAAAATTTGACCAGTTTGTTGAGCAAGGACGCGTTCTTCATAATTATGCTTCAATACTAGAGCTGCTTTTACGTCTTCGGCAATGTTGTGACCATCCATTTCTTGTAATGAG tcgTGGTGATACTCAAGAATTTGCTGACCTAAACAAATTAGCAAAGCGCTTCCTTAGAGGAACCTGTAATGCTTCAGAAGGTGAAGTAAAAGATGCACTCTCACGAGCTTATGTTCAAGAAGTTGTGGAAGAGCTACGTAAAGGGGAGCAGGGAGAGTGTCCAATATGTCTTGAAGCATTCGAAGATTCAGTGTTGACGCCCTGTGCTCACCGCCTTTGCCGGGAATGCCTCTTGGCAAGTTGGCGAAATTCTACCTCTGGTTTATGTCCTGTTTGTAG GAAAACAGTCAGCAAGCAGGATCTTATCACTGCCCCTACCGAGAGTCGATTTCAGATTGATATTGAGAAGAATTGGGTAGAGTCATGCAAGGTAACTGGTCTTATGAATGAACTTGAAAATCTTCGCTCATCAGGATCCAAGAGCATTGTTTTCAGCCAGTGGACTGCTTTTCTAGACCTCTTGCAGATTCCCTTTACTCG GCCCCTCCTTTCTAGCTGGTTTTGCAAGGTTGAATTTGGCTTGACCCAATTTTCAAGAACAATGATACCAGAGGTTAATTAA
- the LOC25487494 gene encoding DNA repair protein RAD5A isoform X3 gives MGSKVTDPNLSTVRSIVGSEFTDMEIIRALHLAKNDVTSAINIIFDTQRVSLPKSTPRASNTQRGSPPNSTPRAVVPGAVTATATSKSNANAENNKCSVELESKDWWFVGSGEVAGLSTCKGRNIKAGDKVIFKFPPKKVSVSPSPGKGFGRAAASCSEIVRFSNEQDWEIGRIPNEWARCLLPLVRDNKVRVEGKCEFAPNVLGIMDSINLSISVFINRSMFVKHHQVSLKDATNSTDESVFHPLPALFRLLGLSPFKKAELTPGDFYSNKRPFSQTATLLHAKSEHPSQNGNENEDEDSVSEFDLDNIVGVASSSELEEMDPPGNLLCELRPYQKQALHWMVQMEKGRARDETATTLHPCWEAYRLADKRELVVYLNAFSGEATTEFPSTLQMARGGILADAMGLGKTIMTISLLVAHSGKGGSLGSQPIAQSFIEGGEVSDTDTIPNLSKVPKKTTKFTGFDKSTKKNTSLTSGGNLIICPMTLLGQWKAEIETHVHPGTLSLYVHYGQGRPKDAKSLAQCDVVITTYGILASDFSSENGENNGGLFSIRWFRVVLDEAHTIKSSKSQVSMAASALIADNRWCLTGTPIQNNLEDVYSLLRFLRIEPWGHWAWWNKLIQKPFEGGDERGLKLVQSILKPIMLRRTKHSTDREGKPILVLPPADMQIIYCEPTEAEKDFYEALFKRSKVKFDQFVEQGRVLHNYASILELLLRLRQCCDHPFLVMSRGDTQEFADLNKLAKRFLRGTCNASEGEVKDALSRAYVQEVVEELRKGEQGECPICLEAFEDSVLTPCAHRLCRECLLASWRNSTSGLCPVCRKTVSKQDLITAPTESRFQIDIEKNWVESCKVTGLMNELENLRSSGSKSIVFSQWTAFLDLLQIPFTRSGWPGPVFKTTITCSGFFFDSL, from the exons ATGGGGAGCAAGGTCACCGACCCCAATCTCTCCACCGTCCGATCCATCGTCGGTTCCGAATTCACCGACATGGAAATCATCAGAGCCTTACACTTGGCCAAAAACGACGTCACTTCCGCCATCAACATCATCTTCGATACTCAACGAGTTTCTCTTCCAAAATCCACTCCACGCGCTTCCAACACTCAACGAGGTTCTCCTCCGAATTCAACCCCACGCGCCGTCGTCCCAGGCGCTGTCACTGCCACTGCCACCTCCAAGAGCAACGCTAATGCAGAAAACAATAAATGCTCCGTCGAATTGGAATCCAAAGATTGGTGGTTTGTCGGTTCAGGCGAAGTGGCGGGGTTGTCCACTTGTAAAGGGAGGAATATAAAAGCCGGTGATAAAGTAATTTTTAAGTTTCCACCCAAGAAGGTTTCGGTTTCGCCGTCTCCGGGAAAAGGTTTCGGTCGAGCAGCGGCAAGTTGTTCTGAGATAGTGAGATTTTCTAATGAACAAGATTGGGAG atTGGTAGAATACCGAACGAATGGGCTCGATGTTTATTGCCATTGGTGCGGGATAATAAGGTTAGGGTTGAAGGGAAATGTGAATTTGCGCCTAATGTGTTGGGTATCATGGATTCTATCAATTTGTCAATCAG TGTCTTCATCAATAGGTCAATGTTTGTTAAGCATCATCAGGTTTCTCTTAAGGATGCTACGAATTCGACAGATGAATCAGTGTTTCATCCTCTTCCAGCCCTGTTTCGATTGCTTGGCCTGAGCCCTTTCAAGAAG GCAGAGTTAACTCCTGGCGATTTCTATTCCAACAAGCGTCCTTTCAGTCAAACG GCCACATTACTACATGCCAAGTCTGAGCATCCTTCTCAAAATGGTAACGAGAATGAAGACGAGGATTCTGTTTCTGAATTTGATCTTGACAACATTGTTGGTGTTGCATCAAGTTCAGAGTTAGAG GAAATGGACCCCCCTGGAAATCTTCTCTGTGAACTGCGACCCTATCAAAAACAGGCTCTTCATTGGATGGTTCAGATGGAGAAGGGACGGGCAAGGGATGAGACTGCAACAACCCTTCATCCATGTTGGGAGGCATATCGCCTGGCTGACAA GAGGGAGCTTGTTGTTTATTTGAATGCATTTTCTGGTGAAGCCACAACAGAATTTCCTAGCACCCTTCAAATGGCCAGAGGAGGG ATTTTAGCAGATGCTATGGGGCTTGGAAAGACCATCATGACCATATCACTTCTCGTTGCCCATTCAGGAAAGGGTGGATCATTAGGCAGTCAACCTATCGCTCAGTCCTTTATTGAAGGTGGTGAAGTTAGTGACACTGATACAATTCCAAATCTTTCAAAGGTTCCAAAGAAGACAACCAAATTTACTGGTTTTGATAAATCGACGAAGAAAAACACTTCTCTAACAAGCGGTGGCAACTTGATAATATGTCCTATGACTCTTCTTGGGCAGTGGAAG GCAGAGATTGAAACTCATGTGCACCCTGGGACTCTGTCTTTATATGTTCATTATGGACAAGGTAGGCCCAAAGATGCTAAAAGTCTAGCTCAATGTGATGTTGTAATTACTACATACGGGATTTTGGCCTCTGATTTTTCCAGTGAG AATGGAGAGAATAATGGTGGACTCTTCTCAATTCGTTGGTTCAGAGTGGTTCTTGATGAGGCACATACTATAAAATCTTCTAAAAGCCAAGTTTCTATGGCTGCCTCTGCTCTAATTGCTGACAATCGCTGGTGTCTTACTGGGACTCCAATCCAG AACAACCTTGAGGATGTTTACAGTCTTCTCCGCTTTCTGAGAATAGAGCCTTGGGGTCATTGGGCCTG GTGGAACAAGCTTATTCAGAAACCATTTGAGGGTGGTGATGAGAGAGGATTGAAATTAGTTCAGTCCATTTTGAAGCCTATCATGTTGAGGAGAACCAAACATAGCACAGATCGAGAGGGAAA GCCTATATTAGTTCTCCCTCCTGCCGATATGCAGATAATTTACTGTGAACCTACAGAAGCTGAAAAGGACTTTTATGAGGCCCTATTCAAAAGATCTAag GTAAAATTTGACCAGTTTGTTGAGCAAGGACGCGTTCTTCATAATTATGCTTCAATACTAGAGCTGCTTTTACGTCTTCGGCAATGTTGTGACCATCCATTTCTTGTAATGAG tcgTGGTGATACTCAAGAATTTGCTGACCTAAACAAATTAGCAAAGCGCTTCCTTAGAGGAACCTGTAATGCTTCAGAAGGTGAAGTAAAAGATGCACTCTCACGAGCTTATGTTCAAGAAGTTGTGGAAGAGCTACGTAAAGGGGAGCAGGGAGAGTGTCCAATATGTCTTGAAGCATTCGAAGATTCAGTGTTGACGCCCTGTGCTCACCGCCTTTGCCGGGAATGCCTCTTGGCAAGTTGGCGAAATTCTACCTCTGGTTTATGTCCTGTTTGTAG GAAAACAGTCAGCAAGCAGGATCTTATCACTGCCCCTACCGAGAGTCGATTTCAGATTGATATTGAGAAGAATTGGGTAGAGTCATGCAAGGTAACTGGTCTTATGAATGAACTTGAAAATCTTCGCTCATCAGGATCCAAGAGCATTGTTTTCAGCCAGTGGACTGCTTTTCTAGACCTCTTGCAGATTCCCTTTACTCG ATCAGGGTGGCCTGGTCCAGTTTTTAAAACTACGATTACGTGTTCAGGTTTCTTTTTTGATTCACTTTGA